The following proteins are co-located in the Branchiostoma lanceolatum isolate klBraLanc5 chromosome 16, klBraLanc5.hap2, whole genome shotgun sequence genome:
- the LOC136421420 gene encoding actin-related protein 6-like, with protein sequence MAPVLVLDNGAYTAKVGFSTEKEPRLIPNCVMKSKAERRKTFVGNQIDECKDLSGLFYVLPFQKGYLVNWDVQRQVWDHIFSKDVLNVNFTDTIAMVTEPFFNFTSIQESMNEIFFEEYQFKALQRANASTWSAHKYSSTQQKKPLCCVVVDTGYSFTHITPYCRGKKMKDGIRRLNVGGKMLTNHLKEIISYRQLHVLDETYVMNQVKEDVCYVSSQFYKDMETAKLRGKDNTVLRDYVLPDFSQIKRGYVKPIEEMNYAGKYKGGEQMIRMANERFAVPEVLFHPSDIGIQEMGIPEAIVHAVEACPEEMHPHMYMNIILTGGNALLSGFKERVFSDLRALVPQQLEVKVHQPDHPITYAWEAGVAFSNTPGFDKMLVTRQQYDEYGQNICSEKFDV encoded by the exons ATGGCGCCTGTTTTGGTTTTGGATAATGGAGCTTACACGGCAAAAGTCGGGTTTTCCACAGAAAAAGAGCCGAG GTTAATTCCCAACTGCGTTATGAAGTCCAAGGCCGAGAGGAGGAAGACTTTTGTAGGTAACCAGATAGACGAGTGTAAGGACCTGTCGGGGCTCTTCTATGTGCTACCTTTCCAAAAG GGTTACCTGGTGAACTGGGATGTACAGAGACAGGTGTGGGATCACATCTTCAGTAAGGATGTCCTGAAT GTAAACTTTACCGACActattgccatggtaacagaacCCTTCTTCAACTTCACCTCTATCCAAGAGTCCATGAATGAAATCTTTTTCGAAGAATATCAGTTTAAGGCACTACAGAGGGCAAATG CTTCCACCTGGAGTGCTCACAAGTACAGCAGTACTCAGCAGAAGAAGCCCCTGTGTTGTGTAGTGGTGGACACCGGGTACTCCTTCACTCACATCACACCTTACTGTAGGGGCAAGAAGATGAAGGATGGCATCAGAAG ATTGAATGTTGGAGGTAAGATGCTGACCAATCATCTGAAGGAGATCATCTCGTACCGACAGCTTCACGTTTTGGACGAGACGTATGTCATGAACCAGGTCAAGGAGGATGTCTGCTATGTCTCATCGCAGTTCTACAAGGACATGGAGACAGCCAA acTTAGAGGAAAAGACAACACAGTGCTGAGAGACTATGTCTTGCCAGACTTTTCACAAATCAAGAGAGGTTATGTAAAG CCCATAGAAGAGATGAACTATGCAGGAAAATACAAGGGAGGGGAGCAGATGATCAGAATGGCCAATGAGAGGTTCGCTGTTCCAGAGGTTCTCTTCCACCCCTCCGACATTGGCATCCAAGAAATGGGTATCCCAGAAGCCATTGTGCATGCTGTGGAAGCCTGCCCGGAAG AAATGCACccccacatgtacatgaacatcatACTGACAGGAGGAAACGCACTGTTGTCAGGATTCAAGGAAAGAGT ATTCTCTGACTTGAGAGCACTGGTGCCACAGCAGCTGGAGGTAAAAGTTCACCAGCCTGACCACCCAATCACGTACGCCTGGGAGGCAGGCGTCGCCTTTAGCAACACACCTGGCTTCGACAAGATGCTGGTTACCAGGCAACAGTATGACGAATACGGACAGAACATCTGTTCGGAGAAATTTGATGTGTGA
- the LOC136421421 gene encoding transmembrane protein 258, whose translation MSSSLESMARYISPVNPAVYPHLTLVLMGIGIFFMAWFFVYEVTSNKYTRDLYKELLVSLVASLFMGFGVLFLLLWVGIYV comes from the exons ATG TCGTCGTCCCTTGAGTCCATGGCGCGGTACATCAGCCCGGTGAACCCGGCGGTGTACCCACACCTCACCCTGGTGCTGATGGGCATCGGCATCTTCTTCATGGCGTGGTTCTTTGT TTACGAGGTGACGTCTAACAAGTACACCCGTGACCTGTACAAGGAGCTGCTGGTGTCCCTGGTGGCCTCCCTGTTCATGGGCTTCGGCGTGCTGTTCCTCTTACTCTGGGTCGGCATATATGTATAG
- the LOC136421417 gene encoding T-complex protein 11-like protein 1, with the protein MMPNNNQSDESKNSSKDVDMPTNEDGRESPESSESDELASSSEGELFGKRRRVGTPVSSPFKTPPGSPFKMPMTIPSPSPPQWISLDELMTVSNGVTNMALAHEIAVDSDFRLQKYMPPENSLEKQVKETVHRAFWDALREELAEEPPTFQHAINLLGEVKEMLVSILLPQHSRLRAQINEVLDLDLIAQEAEHGALDVKRCARFVIDTMGRLCAPVRDQDIETLREVDEVVNMFKEIFRVLELMKMDMANFTIQSMRPTIQQHSVEYERKKFQEFIDKQPNALEVTKTWLYQASEEVKGSHLPSGQSDGAAAANGAVTPMDVLGHAYIMLLKWEENKPFPETVLMDQGRLAEIGVKCRQITLIASILLITHNVVGAALAGLQEFSEKLKGTLGVLLGDMQESSFNVEEALKNISEQVCKEVDECLETRGFPRLDEKRREILKVQVQGAASPDNTIHNLITSRVYGFIQSVITAPNPASQAKVPGGLTSVKIDLFETTARVLRIVRHNNAVFGPYYTDIISGLLPAANGPSE; encoded by the exons ATGATGCCCAACAACAACCAATCGGATGAGAGCAAGAACTCATCCAAGGATGTGGACATGCCGACCAATGAAGACG GCCGTGAGTCCCCTGAGTCGAGCGAAAGCGATGAGCTGGCGTCATCTTCCGAGGGAGAACTGTTTGGGAAGCGACGCCGTGTGGGCACGCCCGTCAGCAGCCCCTTCAAAACACCCCCGGGAAGCCCCTTCAAGATGCCCATGACCATCCCTTCTC CCTCCCCTCCCCAGTGGATCTCGCTAGACGAGCTGATGACTGTGTCCAACGGGGTCACCAACATGGCTCTGGCTCATGAGATTGCTGTTGACAGTGACTTCCGGCTGCAGAAGTACATGCCCCCTGAGAACAG CCTTGAGAAGCAGGTAAAGGAGACAGTGCACAGGGCATTCTGGGATGCCTTGCGGGAGGAGCTAGCAGAAGAACCGCCAACTTTCCAGCATGCCATCAACTTGTTGGGAGAAGTGAAAGAG ATGCTGGTGTCCATCCTGCTGCCCCAACATTCCCGACTGCGCGCCCAGATCAACGAGGTCCTCGACCTTGACCTCATCGCACAAGAGGCGGAACACGGCGCCTTAGACGTGAAGCGCTGTGCCCGATTCGTGATCGACACCATGGGTCGGCTGTGTGCCCCCGTCCGCGACCAGGACATCGAAACTCTACGTGAAGTCGATGAAGTAGTGAACATGTTCAA GGAGATTTTCCGTGTCCTTGAGCTGATGAAGATGGACATGGCAAACTTCACCATCCAGTCCATGCGCCCCACCATCCAGCAGCACAGCGTGGAGTACGAGCGTAAGAAGTTCCAGGAGTTCATCGACAAACAGCCAA ATGCCCTTGAAGTCACCAAGACGTGGCTGTACCAGGCTTCTGAGGAGGTGAAGGGGTCACACCTCCCCTCAGGGCAGTCTGATGGGGCAGCAGCAGCAAATGGAGCTGTCACCCCCATGGATGTGTTGGGACATGCCTACATCATGCTGCTGAAGTGGGAAGAGAACAAACCATTCCCTGAG ACGGTTCTGATGGACCAGGGCAGACTGGCGGAGATCGGAGTGAAGTGCCGACAGATCACCCTGATCGCTTCCATCCTGCTCATCACACACAACGTCGTCGGGGCTGCCCTAGCTGGACTGCAGGAGTTCAGCGAGAAGCTGAAAGGCACCCTGGGAGTTTTGCTAGGAGATATGCAAGAAAG TTCCTTCAATGTGGAGGAGGCCCTTAAGAACATCTCGGAGCAGGTCTGTAAGGAGGTGGACGAGTGTCTTGAGACTCGCGGCTTCCCCCGACTGGACGAGAAGCGGCGAGAGATCCTGAAGGTCCAGGTGCAGGGCGCGGCCAGCCCCGACAACACCATCCACAACCTCATTA CGTCCCGAGTCTATGGATTCATCCAGTCCGTCATCACTGCGCCGAATCCCGCCAGTCAGGCCAAGGTGCCGGGCGGACTGACCTCCGTAAAGATTGACCTTTTCGAGACGACGGCGCGAGTCCTTCGAATAGTCCGTCACAACAACGCCGTGTTCGGTCCGTACTACACTGACATCATCAGCGGGCTCCTGCCGGCAGCCAATGGGCCATCAGAGTAG